Part of the Aureitalea marina genome, GTAAGACTTGCGGGCCAAGTCGTAAATCTCCTTTTTATCACCGGTAACCAGGTTCCACTTGCTATCGTCAACTCCTTTTTCCAGGGCATATTGTTTCAGCTGAGCCACGGTATCGATCTCTGGTGTTACAGAATGAGAAAGCAATAACACTTCACGGTCTTCTTTCAGTTTCTCCTGTATCTCCACCATATGATTGGTCATTACCGGGCAGATGGTCCGGCAGGTGGTGAAGAAGAAATCGGCCACATAGATCTTGTCTTTGTAACTGTCCTGGGTAACTAACTCTCCATTTTGGTTCAGCAGCTCAAAATCGGCTATGGTATGATATTTCTTAACATGCTGCACGGTAGAGTCTACCAATTCCATGGAAACATCATTTGGAGCATAAACCGGTAATACACGCTTCGGTTCAAGAATACGGTAGAACACATAAATGATGATAGTGGAGAGTATCAGTAGGAATACCCCGAAAAACTTGTATTTGGCAAAGAATTGAAGCATGATTGTGCAAAAATACCATGGTATTCATGATGTAAAAAATGACAACCGTTAAAAGTTCTTTAATTGCAGCCATACAGGTAGACCTAGGTTTTCATAACAAGCTTGAAAACTTTACTTTTGCAGACTAATCTTAGACTGATGAGTCCATTTGCTGTAAAGGCTATTCAACTCTTATTGAGTTTATCCATACTAATTGTCCTGCATGAGTTAGGACATTTTATCCCCGCCAAGATATTCAAGGTCCGAGTAGAGAAGTTCTTTCTCTTCTTCGATGTCAAATTCGCTCTTTGGAGAAAGAAAATAGGCGAGACCGTCTACGGAATCGGGTGGCTACCCCTGGGTGGATATGTGAAATTATCCG contains:
- a CDS encoding SCO family protein — translated: MLQFFAKYKFFGVFLLILSTIIIYVFYRILEPKRVLPVYAPNDVSMELVDSTVQHVKKYHTIADFELLNQNGELVTQDSYKDKIYVADFFFTTCRTICPVMTNHMVEIQEKLKEDREVLLLSHSVTPEIDTVAQLKQYALEKGVDDSKWNLVTGDKKEIYDLARKSYLAAKDIPYSEYDLVHTENFVLVDKQRRIRGFYDGTDPEAIEQLLDDIKVLRQEQ